From Macaca mulatta isolate MMU2019108-1 chromosome 1, T2T-MMU8v2.0, whole genome shotgun sequence, the proteins below share one genomic window:
- the GSTM3 gene encoding glutathione S-transferase Mu 3, with translation MSCESSMVLGYWDIRGLAHAIRLLLEFTDTSYEEKRYTCGEAPDYDRSQWLDVKFKLDLDFPNLPYLMDGKNKITQSNAILRYIARKHNMCGETEEEKIRVDIIENQVMDFRTQLIRLCYSSDHEKLKPQYLEELPGQLKQFSVFLGKFSWFAGEKLTFVDFLTYDILDQNRIFEPKCLDEFPNLKAFMCRFEALEKIAAYIQSDQFFKMPINNKMAQWGNKPVC, from the exons ATGTCGTGCGAGTCGTCTATGGTTTTGGGGTACTGGGATATTCGTGGG CTGGCGCACGCCATCCGCCTGCTCCTGGAGTTCACGGATACCTCCTATGAGGAGAAACGATACACGTGTGGGGAAG CTCCTGACTATGATCGAAGCCaatggctggatgtgaaattcaaGCTGGACCTGGACTTTCCTAAT CTGCCCTacctcatggatgggaagaacaAGATCACCCAGAGCAATGCCATCTTGCGCTACATCGCTCGCAAGCACAACATGT GTGGTGAGACTGAGGAAGAAAAGATTCGAGTGGACATCATAGAGAACCAAGTGATGGATTTCCGCACACAACTGATAAGGCTGTGTTACAGCTCTGATCAC GAAAAACTGAAGCCTCAGTACTTGGAAGAGCTACCTGGACAACTGAAACAATTCTCCGTGTTTCTGGGGAAATTCTCATGGTTTGCAGGGGAAAAG CTCACCTTTGTGGATTTTCTCACCTATGATATCTTGGATCAGAACCGTATATTTGAGCCCAAGTGCCTGGATGAGTTCCCAAACCTGAAGGCTTTTATGTGCCGTTTTGAG GCTTTGGAGAAAATCGCTGCCTATATACAGTCTGATCAGTTCTTCAAGATGCCCATCAACAACAAGATGGCCCAGTGGGGCAACAAGCCTGTATGCTGA
- the GSTM3 gene encoding glutathione S-transferase Mu 3 isoform X1, translating to MSGIKPLPLTVSPVRQGSEIFHHVVRVVYGFGVLGYSWAPDYDRSQWLDVKFKLDLDFPNLPYLMDGKNKITQSNAILRYIARKHNMCGETEEEKIRVDIIENQVMDFRTQLIRLCYSSDHEKLKPQYLEELPGQLKQFSVFLGKFSWFAGEKLTFVDFLTYDILDQNRIFEPKCLDEFPNLKAFMCRFEALEKIAAYIQSDQFFKMPINNKMAQWGNKPVC from the exons ATGTCGGGTATAAAGCCCCTCCCGCTCACGGTTTCTCCAGTCCGCCAAGGCTCGGAAATCTTTCACCATGTCGTGCGAGTCGTCTATGGTTTTGGGGTACTGGGATATTCGTGGG CTCCTGACTATGATCGAAGCCaatggctggatgtgaaattcaaGCTGGACCTGGACTTTCCTAAT CTGCCCTacctcatggatgggaagaacaAGATCACCCAGAGCAATGCCATCTTGCGCTACATCGCTCGCAAGCACAACATGT GTGGTGAGACTGAGGAAGAAAAGATTCGAGTGGACATCATAGAGAACCAAGTGATGGATTTCCGCACACAACTGATAAGGCTGTGTTACAGCTCTGATCAC GAAAAACTGAAGCCTCAGTACTTGGAAGAGCTACCTGGACAACTGAAACAATTCTCCGTGTTTCTGGGGAAATTCTCATGGTTTGCAGGGGAAAAG CTCACCTTTGTGGATTTTCTCACCTATGATATCTTGGATCAGAACCGTATATTTGAGCCCAAGTGCCTGGATGAGTTCCCAAACCTGAAGGCTTTTATGTGCCGTTTTGAG GCTTTGGAGAAAATCGCTGCCTATATACAGTCTGATCAGTTCTTCAAGATGCCCATCAACAACAAGATGGCCCAGTGGGGCAACAAGCCTGTATGCTGA